The following DNA comes from Papaver somniferum cultivar HN1 chromosome 4, ASM357369v1, whole genome shotgun sequence.
AGAGATCATGATGATATAATTATCTGGTTACTTGAAAAAAGGGGTAACTTCTCGGTCAAGTCTTTCTATCGTAAGATGTATGAGGATTGATCTCATCTATCTCAATCAGTTGGTCCAAATCTGCGAAAGATCTACAAAACTCTCTGGAAAATTCCCATGTTACCAAGAATATGTTAGTTTTATGTGGAAAGTTGTTCCAAATTTTCTGCCAACTAAAGATGTTCTCAGTCCTGCTGTCACTGGAAATAATAACTACTGTTATTTCTGTGATCAACAAGAAGAAACTCCAACTCATGTTATTCTGAATTGTAATATCTTTGTAGCAGTCTGATTCTCTTCATCAGGCTGGTCAGCCAATAATTCAGATAGTCTGTCAACTTGGATAAGTAGCTGGTTTGAAAGCATGCACAAAAAACAAATATCAGAGTTTGAAATGGTTGAGAGATCTATCATAGCCTGGACTATTTGGACTGAGAGGTGTGACAATGTTTTCCAAACCAGGTATTCAACTCTAAGAACGATCATTCAGAGATGCAAAATGATCATTGAAGATCACGTATCCAGATTTTCTCCAATTTATAACAGAATCACATCTGTGAATAGACATAATACTCACTGGATTCATCCTCCTTCAGATTACTATACTATCAATTTTGATGGGTCTTTTCAGCTTTCTAATAAATTAGGTGGTATTGGTCTAATAATACATAACTTTGCAGGTACTCAGCAAGGGGCCGAATGCATCCATTTGAAATACATCATAAGTGCAAAGCAAACTGAATGTATAGGGTTGTGGGAAGCTGTTAAGTGGGCAAAAAGTTAAATATGGAGAAGGTGTACTTTGAGCTTGACGCAAAATTTGTGGTGGGTGCAGTTAATATTGAAGAAAGCGTAGTAGATTTAGTAATAATATAGCTCATGCCATCTTCCAAAAATTGAGGAGTGCAAatgatttttttccttgaatcagtacattttttttttaaacatgcATTTTATTAATTTAAACTAAGACTACACGTGAGAATGTTGAGCAATCATCTGCCGCTCAATTTGCCAGACCGTCCGCTacttgatttccttctctgtagACGTGCCTAATAGTATATTGCTGAATTTGAGTAAACCTATACTTGATTTCTGCAATCTGATTAGAAATATATTACGGAGTGTCAACGTCCGAGGTTAGAAATCTCGTTAAGTTCTCAGAGTCTGTTTCAAATTGAAGCAATCCCCATTCTGTCGCCGTTCTGGAAGCAATGAGCATGGCCCAAATTTCCCCTACAAGTGCAGTGATGATACCCAGTGGTTGTGCTATTGCTAAGATTGTGCCGCACCCTTCGTTTCGCCATATTATACCTGCTCCCGTTATTCCGAGATATCCCCTAGCTGCTCCGTCCGTGTTAATTTTGATCCAATTAAAATGGGATTTGAGCCATCCCACGAAGACAATTATTATTGCTAATGTTGTTTGCATTGAATTTGGATAAGATTGCATCCCAAATAGTACTGGCGATAAATGATTTTGATCCCAGGTATATTCCTGCTTGAGTTCCATGGCGAGTACATTTTTGCGTTGGCACATTGAGCCTGGACATTCTCATTGATTCAATAAAATTCTCTTtttatgaaaaaaagaaaaaaaattaccaaCAATAATACACAGCCGTAGATGTAATGGTActctaatctaatctaattaaCCTTATCTCTGTCGTCCAATTCTGCCCTATATAATGCGTCCTCTCTTCATCTTTTCCCGTCGAATTAGAGAAGAATTTTGATAAAATTCAGATCAAAATCACACCAGTATATTGTTCACTCAGAAGGTATGCTACATCATTTGCTCTTCCTATAATCCTTTCTTTAATGTTGAAAATATGTTTTAGGATTCTACAAAACTGAAAGGTAGGGTTTCAGAAAATTGAAATTTCAATGGGGTTTTCAAATTTTAGGTTAATATGGACAGAGTTTTATATGCATTCAATATGAACTGTTGATAATGATGGTGGTTTTTTACTGCTACATAAAAAATTGCTGATAACGTTTGATTGTTTGAATGTTCACTACCTCGTCTAACTCTAACTCATGTTCAATTGTGTCTAAATTGCAACTAACTTGTATAAGCTATTCAAATCTGATCGTTATTATATGCCTAGTGTTGTAATTTAAGATTATGTGGACTTAATAAGAATAACCTGCTGCATTTCCATGGGGAGCTGGCTTGGTAATGAttgctttttcaattttagtctGATTTTGCATTTCCATAGGGAATTTGGCTTCTCATGGTTGAAATGTGGGTTTTTGGTGATTGGCACTCTGGAATGATAATGATCAGATTGCGTTTGATTGTTCACTACCTGATCTAACTTTAGCTCATGTTTAATGGTGTCTAAATTGCGTCTGACTTGTATAATTATAATTTGAGATTGTGTCGACTTAATAAGATTAACATGCTGCATTTCCATGGGAAGTGGGCTTGGTAGTtatctatttttttaattttagtctGATTTTGCATTTCCATGGGGAATTGGCTTATCATGGTTGAAATGTGGGTTTTTAGTGATTGGCACTCAGGAATGGAAGTCAGATTGTCATGAGATGTGGGGTAGTTTAAGTGAGTTTAGTGTGTGGGGATGAAGAACAATATGTTTATTAGTCGACCATTGATGTGGATGTTGTTTGTGAGTGAAAGAGATTATCCTTTAAGATCAGATGCAAGAGGTTGGAGTGTATGTAAGAAAATAATGACTTTGAGGGTTACCAATCATTTCTTAAAGTCGCTTCTTTACTCACTTGACAGTCTTTTAATTGTTTATTCCCTTATGGGGCTCATCTTATCCTACCATCTaactgaaataatgtctgtatctATTCGTTTTTTCTTCCTGCCAGAACCCCCTGGGGAAGTCGTAAACTAGGAAAACTAGGTCCCTTGCATCTTGAATTCGGGATTTAGAATTCATGTTTGTGTAAAATGTGAAAATTGTTACCTGTCTTGTGTATTTGTAGCCAGATTGGTGTGTAAATTGGGCTAAGTAAACTAGTTCTGCCTTACGGTGCACCTGTATTTCCAGTTTTTTCTATTTTAGTGTTAGCTCCAGCAGTATTGAGACCACTATTGCACAAGATCAATAGGTCCTGGGGATCTTCAGGGTGTAGGCAATAATTTCAGATGTCTCGTGTGttttttttgcatcttctttGCCTTGTTTTTTGAAGTCCTGTTGACAATGATAtcatttagtttatttttttcGTAAGTGAGAAGATCTGTATCTAAGTTGACATTGTTTACCGTCTTTACAAAATTTCTACCTTACTATTTCCCTATCTTTGCTAAACCTTGTAAGTTTGAATGGTAGACACGAACTGTCCCAGAAAACACTAATTTCTGTAGTGCCTAGGTTTAGTAATTTCTGGAATCAACCAGGGCCAACTCTACAAAGATATCATGAAATATTCAAGCAGTACCTGGACTTTTGTTCGGTCGCTGTTATCACTGCATGCCAGAAAATTGAAACCCTAGGTTCCTTACAGTTCACTTCTAATCTGCTTACTTTGTTTGAATTTTCATTTTTCCAACCCTCTCATTCTCTCATATTTCGCCCCTCTTTCAGAAAGCTAAATCAGTGTATTTCCTTGGGGATTCAGCCATGGCGTTTTTACTTAACAAAGCCTCCACAATATCTcgattggtttcttcttctactcAGGTTGGACTTTGTTTTTATTACCGCTTATTAAATATTTAGGTCAGTTTTACTTGaatcttgattttatttatttattttctgtagaaagtgAATCCATCATTTCTTCAATCATCTCGCCGTGGATTTCATATTGAACTTGGTGCTCGCGAGAAAGCTGTAAGTGCTTCGATTTTATATCCTTTTTAGGTTTTGTGTTGTTTAAGCTGTTTTGTAAGATGATTTGGGTATATGTGCTTAGGGTTCTAAAAACTATTTTTTATTAGACCAGAGTTGCAAAGATATCCAGgattatattaagtttttgatctaCCTTAGATTAGAGAACAGTCAATTTCTTGGTGAGGCTACACGAAATAGGATAGGGAAAATGCTTATGAAGTGTTGATTTTTCATCTTACAAAGATGTGCCTGGTTTCTCAACTATTTATTGTTTTGGGATGTAGTGTCTAGCGAATTCTGAAAAATTACAGTACTATTGAGAAAATATCCCTTAAGAACTGTGCACACCACAGCTGTCAAAAGTTTTTGGTTTCCGCTTAGCTGAAGCATCAAGGACTTAAACGCTAACAGTCCATTTGATTATATATATGTACGTGTATGTTCAGTTTAGGATCacatggtttgaaaaacttacagGCATTGTGCAGATGGATAATTTTAGGTCATTCTATTGACAAGGAAAAAGAGTTTCTACTTTCTAGAGCTAAATGTATGTCGTACTTACTGGGATTCCAACACATCTTGTATCTATGGAGTATTTACTGGATTCAATGAATTCTACAGTGGATTAGTGAACGggttttcttgccattccctttTCACGAGTTGTTTGGCCATATACACAATCAAAtctctattttgatgatttttgtttaTGATGGATCTTCCTTTTGGAGTACATGTTTTCCCCCGTTTACTGGTTTCACTTCATATTATGAACTGGATGGAACTTTTGGATGATGTAGCCCTTGAATGTTTCAAAATTTTATTCTCTCTCATTTGGGTTATTACTTAAGTGTTTGCCaactttatttgatttgtttggtTCCTGTGTCCAAATTTCATGACCTTATTATTTTTTGTAGCTTTTGGAACCACACCCAGCACTTAAACCTTTCAAGTCTACTAAGAAAGCTGAGCACCTAGTCAGAAGATTTGGAGATGTTCTTGCCCTTGCTGTCATTTCTGGTATGCTATAATCTAATAAGTAATAACATCCCTTATTGTGCTTTATTTGGTCGGTGGTTCTGATCTTCTTTCCAGCAACAGTGCAACTATGTATTATGCATTGGAAATGAAATGCCTGACAagcgttttttttatttttttgttaatcttGTAGGAGGTTGTTATGAGGTGTATGTCAGAACAACATCAAAGTAAGAAGCTGTAAGGAGGCAAACTAAGGGGAGGTCGTAATGTTGGGTCTCTTTGTAACCTGTGCTTGTTTtgatcttctccttcattttctttTAAGTCTTCTCAGTCCTTGGTGGTATCATCCAAGTTGTTCCCTGAATAAGTTGAGAAAGTGTTGGATTAATCTTGTAACAAAGAATTTTTGGAAGAGCAAGTGATCAACAGTGGGATTGTCTGAAAATAACGAAAATAGGACTATTGCTCACACATGTGCAACGAGTATATGAGCAATCTAATTTTTATagattattgtttaaacaatgaCAATCTGACGTATTACATTTCTTAATAATAAAATCTGTcttacaatcaaaataaaaaaaataagttcATCGAAAATGGTGGACTTCGGGAGAAATCCGGAAAAAAATCCAGAAGAGATGACATATTTTAAAATTTCACAATCCTATGCTACAGTTACCGGCAGAGCACCGGGGCATACTTTAAAAAAGGCTATTACTGGGGCGTtacactccaatagaggggtttggatttttaatgtccaaaaaagtggttatggaaTATcctaatatatatacaaaatgtaGATTAccttttaactaaaataaaaacttaaaaacccaatcttgaatgaaattgaagtaaaattagggtttcagtaacgTTTCTGCTAGTGTTACGTCTAGGTTCGGTACGGCTTTTCTAGCCGTAACTTTAATTTATAAAGaaattacgtccaggtttgaattaattccaaccatagaatttgatttccatgtagttttacgtccaggtttggattaattccaaccgtagaagttgaatttacgtccaggtttggattagttccaaccgtagaagttgattttacgtccaggtttggattaattccaaccgtagaagttttttttttggtagcaattccaaccgtaaaaattgattttacgtccaggtttggattaattccaaacGTAGAagttgattttacgtccaggtttggattaaatcCAACCGTTAAATTAAAATTacttgtttagtcattacaaaattatttgagataaggggtttttgatattatttaTGAGTGACctatttttgtcctattaggtgaagtccctctattggaatgtgacgccccaataatagccttctactTTAAAGCATGTTTGATGTTTTCTAAAAGTTAAAATACAATATTTCTAGAAACAAAAAAGTTCATTCTTTGTGAGGTAAAAATATTTAGCTTCTAACATCTGTTTCTAGAAAAGCATAGACACTTATGTTTCTGGTATCCATTATCATAACGCGTTTGGGTACCGTAAGCGCTTCTGTTTTTCTAGGAGCAAAAGTCAAAAGTAAAAACATTTTGCTTTATAAAAAGTTCTTGCTTCTAGAAATTATTTTGAAATTCTGTATCCAAAttaatttctgattttttttttgctttcagaAATCAAAAAGTAACTTCTGGGTGTGTATACAAACAGTCTCTTATAGCACAATTGGATATCACAAATAGAAGTCAAAGTAGAAACATTTTGGTTCACAAAATACTGATTTTTTTTGCTTCTAGAAATCGTTGGGAAATTTCATACCCACAAAAACTATCCAAACAAGCTATATTTGGATATCACGTAGCAAATTACTTTTACTAGAAACAAAAATGGTTATTATTGAGTGGCTGGCCTACGGCTGAAATTATGTGCCATAAGTCTCGCTCTTATTGCTGGTTCACTCCAAAATGTAAGTGAATTTTCGCTCTCTCAAAGGTAGTGTGATGCATGAAAGGTGGGAGATGTTTCTTCCAAGATTGATCACAGGATCAGGTCCATTGTTTGCAAGTGTTAAAGAGACAACAGGATGTAGTACCAAATGCAAGAGAAGTGTTGATTTGGCTCTACAAGAAAACCCTAAATGAAATCAAAGCTGTACCTGAAGATGAGGGTTACAGAAAAGCTGTCGAGTCTTTTACTACAAATAGATTAAGagtatgtgaagaagaagaagattgggaACAGATCGAGAAGAAACTTGCTTGTGGTCAAATGGAGGAGCTCATTGAAGAAGCTCAGGATGATCTCACTCTCATTTCTAAGATGATTGGTAAtctccatctctctctctcttttttttcccttTACATTTTTGGTTGCCCTAATTTCTTGCATTTGCAAATTTGAGTTTCGTTTTTGTTATATTTAGTTCTATACGGTGGATTTGGGAATTTTGTATGATCTGAAAtgagggttttgatttttttttttttttatggaaagtgCGGTGAGGATGGCTAAGATTAGTTTAATTGAAGAAAATTTAGAACTAATGCCTCCTATATGATCTGTCATGGTTAGTATTTCAATGATATCAACTATTGTGCACTCTTTGATCAGAAAAATGTGTATGTTGCTGAATTAGGTATGGTTTTAGTGCGAACAACCTGAATCTTGAGCTGCTTTCACTAAGTCACCATAACTCAGCCCAAGCCAACATAGGTTTACTTGTATGATCATGTGTCAAACTTAATGATCGATTGCGAAATTTATTAATCAATATAACCTTGTTGCACCTACCTCAGTGATGGGGCTGCACATGTCTTCAAAACGATTTAAATGACGAATTGTCACTCATGTCACCTGTCATCCTTAGATTATTGACCTAAGTAGATATTGAATATGTGGTAGTTTTTCTCATCTGTACTGTTATTCAGCGCCTCTTCATTGGTTTTTGTTTTGTGACACTCAAAGGCATTTAGTGCCTGATAAGATTGTCATTTGGCACCATAAGATACAATTATGACTACGTGCCAGTCAACCAAAT
Coding sequences within:
- the LOC113274418 gene encoding succinate dehydrogenase subunit 7B, mitochondrial-like; translated protein: MAFLLNKASTISRLVSSSTQKVNPSFLQSSRRGFHIELGAREKALLEPHPALKPFKSTKKAEHLVRRFGDVLALAVISGGCYEVYVRTTSK
- the LOC113273350 gene encoding probable NADH dehydrogenase [ubiquinone] 1 alpha subcomplex subunit 5, mitochondrial, with the translated sequence MVDFGRNPEKNPEEMTYFKISQSYATVTGRAPGHTLKKAITGALHSNRGDQVHCLQVLKRQQDVVPNAREVLIWLYKKTLNEIKAVPEDEGYRKAVESFTTNRLRVCEEEEDWEQIEKKLACGQMEELIEEAQDDLTLISKMIEWDPCGVPDDYECEVIENDAPVPKHVPLHRPGPLPEEFFKTLEAITSAPKKDKPAIAESTASKE